CACTGGGAAGAGGTGTCATCACAGGGCATCAACGTCTCAAAGAGTTTTATAATAGTACCTGGCCGTTGCGGGTCAAACCATTCTTCACCAATCACGTGATCAAAATTGACGGCACCCGGGCGACTGGTATCTGCTCGCTGGAGAATCGTGCAACGCGAGGGGATGAGAGCCTCATTGGGGCTGGTCGCTTGCATGACGAGTATGAGAAAGTAAACGGTGAGTGGAAGTTCAAATCGCGTCGAGTTGAGATGTTCTATTTCGTACCGCTGTCTGAAGGCTGGGCGAAAGCGCCAGGACCGGGAAAGTTGTAGGCAAGGAGTCGGTACTCAGGTGTCAGTCAACAGGAGAAGGGTGGAACACGATGAATGACCATACGCTGAAACTTTTAGCGACCTATCGTCGCACGATTCAGGCATCACTGGAACGCATCTGGGAAAACGTGCTCGACTGGGAACACTTACCGTGGCTCCACCGCAAATCGTTTGCCGCGATTCAATTGCTTGAACAAACACCAGAAGGCTGGCGTGCGCAGGCTACGCTTCGTCCCGCGGAGGCGAAACGGGAAGCTGTGATTACGATTGAGATGGATATGCCGAACCTTCGTTATTGGAGCCGTACCGTTGGAGGACAAGGGACTGGTAATGGGGTGCTCACCTGCCTCAGCCCGGTTAGTCAACATGTGACTGATATCAAGGTTGAGTTCTATGCGCCTTCATCTCTCTCGCCAGATAAAGCGAAAGTCTTAGGAGAGTCGTATCTACGTTTGTATGAGCAACTGTGGGATGAAGACGAGCGTATGATGCAGCATCGGCAGCGATCGCTGGATCGTGGATGGAAGCAAGGCGCGCGACCAGACTCAATGCCTGTGGAGCAGGAAAGGCCGCGCCACGCGTAATCAATCAGACCATCGCGCATGGCCTGCACCACGGACACCGTGGCTGATGCGGCAAGTCTGGCACGACTTGGTTTTTGCTCACTGGCCGGTGGCAGTAGAACAACTGCGCCCGCTCATTCCTGGTGGGTTACAAATCGATACCTATGACGGGCAGGCGTGGATCGCGATTGTGCCGTTTCGTATGAGTGGTATTCGTCCACGCTTGCTTCCGCCGGTGCCCTGGCTTTCCGCGTTTCCTGAACTGAATGTGAGGACGTATGTGAGTACAGAGGACAAACCCGGCGTCTGGTTTTTTAGCCTCGAAGCGGCAAATCCGATTGCCGTAGCCATTGCGCGTCGTTGGTATCTGTTGCCATACTTTTACGCCCGCATGTCGTGTCAAACGAACAGTGAGGGGGTCGTGTACTCCAGCCACCGTATTCACCGCAGGGCTCCCGCAGCGACATTCCGTGGACACTATCGCCCAACGAGTGGGGTATTTCAGGCACACAAAGGATCTCTCGAATATTGGCTCACGGAACGATACTGCCTGTACACTGTAGACGCGCAACAACACATCTATCGCGGTGAAATTGACCATCCGCCCTGGCCGTTACAACTTGCCGAGGCGACCATTGAGGAGAACACGATGACGACACCACTTGATATTCGGTTGCCTGAGGGAATGCCCTTACTGCATTTCTCTCGTCACCAAGAGGTTGTTGCCTGGCCGCTTTCACAAGTTTCTCTATAGTTTGACAGAGACTCCCTTTGACAGAGAGAAAAAACTGTTTAAAGAAACCAGGCATCTTACCGATACCCCTTCTTGAGACATACCTGTAATTGGCCGGCAAACTTAGGACTCGATGCAAAGGAGGACTCATGGGGGTGCTGTATTATTTGGCACTAGTCCTCGGGTTGTTTGGTGGATGTTGGGTACTGGTGGGGGAGAACACAGCCCGGTGGCTATTCATTACGGTGCATAGTGCTTGTGTGTCATCTGTCCTATTGTTGTACATAAAAGAAACGCTTGCCCCTCGGCTGACGACTCCACGTACTGTTGAGACCGCTACTGTTTCTCATCACCGACGCTCCTAAGAGCGTAAAACCAAGAGTGAGAAAAAGCCGGCATATCGCTGATGGATTCTTTATTCGATATGCCTGAGGAGTTCTGGTAAGCGATCAATAACCAGGTCTGCGGTGACGGTCCACGCAGGGGTCTTGCCATTGGTTAAGAGTACGGTCATCGCTCCTGCGGCTTGACCAGCATCGGTATCATGACGGTAGTCTCCGACCATCAAGAGTTGCTCGATAGGGACGACCAATTTTTCTGCCGTGTAATGGAGGCATGCCGGGTGCGGTTTCGGCGGCGCATCCTCCCGTGCGACGAGTTGATCGACGACGATTGCAAGTCGTTCGCACACTGCCAGTAGTGAGGCGCGGCTATTGCGTGTCACAATCGCTATTGGCAATCCCATCGCACGGACTGTCTCTACGGTTTCTTGTGCACCGTCATTCCACGTCACGTTCTCGACGCCATCTTGTTCAAACGCTTCGATAATCTGTGTTGCGTTGTGTCGCTGTTGAGGCGCTAGGCTTTCAAGCCACTGGAGAATATCTCCTTCTGGCAGACTGAGCTGTTTACGGAGACGGGTGAAGTCTAAATAGGGTCGAGTAAGCGTACTATCGAGGTCAAAGGCGATGGCCCGTAATAGGCGCCGCGTACCTCGGAGGTGAAGAGTGCGGTGTTGAGTCATACGGTGTTGAGAACCCGGAGTCGGGAAACGCTATTGTAACCCGTAGTGTGTTATTTGCGAGTCGAACGCGGTGAGTACCCGTTGTCGCAATTCTCGCCAGAACTCGGGTGTAATGAAATGTGGGAGTTTCACGTTCGGGTTTTGGGTATACACCCGCTCCGGTAACACATAATCGTCTGCCGTTGTTCCTTGTTTTCGTTCGAGCAGCAGGCCGCGTAGGTTCGCTCGCTGAACTGCATGTACCAGGTCCTCACGCGTGATGGTCAAGCCGTAAAAGTCTTTGAACACTGGCTCGATGACTTTCTCCGGCGTACCAGCAAACTTACACAATCCGAGAACGTCATCGCGAGTGTAATAGTACCCCCGACCAGGTTCGGTAATTGCATTGAACCAATAGTCTATGTCTGTTTTGCCGTCGAATACCAACAGCAAGAAGGTCCGCATCGACATGTGACCGCCAGCGATAGCAAATGGGTAGCCAGGGTTGGTCTCTGGGAGATACGCAGGTAACTCCAATCCTTTGCAGTGCATCGCATAGGCTGTTTCCCCAAGTTGTTCAGATAACGCCTTGACGCCATGCCCCACTTCAGGAAGTTCCCCTGCCGCCAAGCGCTGAATCACGCGATACGCGCCATGAAAGTCTCCGAAAGTGAGGCCGTCGATAACGGGTTGCTCTGGATGACGCTGGTTATATTCCATAATATAACCCAGAGTGACACCCAGGCTAATGGAATCGAGGCCTACCTGATCAACGAGTTCCACAATCTCGAGTGCATGGTGCTGGTCGTAGATACCAAGATTTGCGGTTAGCAAATCCAATGGCTCATAATCAAACTTTGCGTAGAACTTCCCTGGTTTTCGTTTGCCTTCCTCTTCTACGGCAGCGTACACATTCTTGTGGCAGGCAATGCCACATTTGAAACAGGGCTCGTCTTTGACGATGTAGTGACCGTTCTCTGCAAAGGATTTACGATACAAGGCAACCGCCTGGTCTGTCCCGGGTGACCAGAAGTTCATTTCGGGAAGAGCGCCAAGCGGGTGAAGTCCAGCAATGTTACGCCAGGTGCCGCCGAGGCCATTACCTTTATGTGGATCGCGATAATTACGTGAGCCTGGGCCCCGGCTGATTTCTTTATTGGCTTCGAGGAGGGCAGGGGTTGCTTTGCCGCGATAGACATCTGGTGCTTGGGCGACGATTGCGAGCAAGTTCTTCGAGCCCATAATGCTGCCCATGCCGCCTCGGCCAGCGAAGCGCGGCTTGCAGTCTCCAGAGCGCAGTTGATTGACGGTGCTGAGGGCAATGGCGCCGTAATAGTTTGTCTGCCAGTGTTCACCGGTCGGTCCGATGGCGGCGGCGTGCGCGTCTTCGTACCGTCCAGCCAGAGTCATGATCTTGTCATGCGTCGTCTTCCCACGCAGGTCATTAGCGTCTTCTAAGGAGATTCGCAGTTTTCCTGTTTCTTCTTTCTGGAGAAGCAAATACACGGGATGAGCTGCACGACCAACGAACACGATTTCATCGATTCCGGTGGCCAGCACTTTGGTGCCGAACTTATCTGAGCCTGCAGACCACATGGCAAGCGGACGGCCATTCTTTGCTACCTTTAGCGGGCTGTACGCAGAGAAAAACGTGCGTAACCCGGTCATGAGTTCAGTTCCAGAGAACGTTCCGAGATTCATCACCAATGGTGAACTCGGCGCAAACGCATCTTGGACTGTATAATCGCCAAGAAAACGGAGCGAGCGCGAAATGCCACCAAGAAAGTCATCAAGGTCACGGCAAGGAAGCAGGTCTTGCCGAATCTGACCACTCGTTAAATCAACCGTCACGCGACGAAACGAGTAGTCAGTTGGCTGCTTTACTTCACTAGTACTGGTTGTGAACATGGCGAGCCTCCCGATGTGGAAAACGTGACGGGGAATACGTAAAAGGCCTGCTCTTTTTCTTACGCATGACGTTTTACCTATTTACGTGTTGAGTTCTTTTGACCATGCACTATAGCACAGCTAGCGTGGCAATTGATCAAGTACGGCACGCTCCTCTTACTGCCTCACCATCGTTGTCTCTCGCCGCAGTAATTCAGGGACGGTGTCATCGTTGACTTCTAAGCCTGTAGCGAACTGTAAATCGTTCATGGTCTTTTCGGTCTGGACCATACTGGTCACTACTTGATCGACTTGACCGGAGATGAAGTCGGGCTCATGACGGTTAATGGCTAATTCACTCAGAGATTGGATTTTGTTTTCCAGACGAT
This portion of the Deltaproteobacteria bacterium genome encodes:
- a CDS encoding nuclear transport factor 2 family protein — encoded protein: MKLEEMVQELWDREKIKELTYQYGLAIEAQDADRMANLFTADGSVDFSSLGRGVITGHQRLKEFYNSTWPLRVKPFFTNHVIKIDGTRATGICSLENRATRGDESLIGAGRLHDEYEKVNGEWKFKSRRVEMFYFVPLSEGWAKAPGPGKL
- a CDS encoding SRPBCC family protein; translation: MNDHTLKLLATYRRTIQASLERIWENVLDWEHLPWLHRKSFAAIQLLEQTPEGWRAQATLRPAEAKREAVITIEMDMPNLRYWSRTVGGQGTGNGVLTCLSPVSQHVTDIKVEFYAPSSLSPDKAKVLGESYLRLYEQLWDEDERMMQHRQRSLDRGWKQGARPDSMPVEQERPRHA
- a CDS encoding DUF2071 domain-containing protein, giving the protein MRQVWHDLVFAHWPVAVEQLRPLIPGGLQIDTYDGQAWIAIVPFRMSGIRPRLLPPVPWLSAFPELNVRTYVSTEDKPGVWFFSLEAANPIAVAIARRWYLLPYFYARMSCQTNSEGVVYSSHRIHRRAPAATFRGHYRPTSGVFQAHKGSLEYWLTERYCLYTVDAQQHIYRGEIDHPPWPLQLAEATIEENTMTTPLDIRLPEGMPLLHFSRHQEVVAWPLSQVSL
- a CDS encoding HAD family hydrolase; the protein is MTQHRTLHLRGTRRLLRAIAFDLDSTLTRPYLDFTRLRKQLSLPEGDILQWLESLAPQQRHNATQIIEAFEQDGVENVTWNDGAQETVETVRAMGLPIAIVTRNSRASLLAVCERLAIVVDQLVAREDAPPKPHPACLHYTAEKLVVPIEQLLMVGDYRHDTDAGQAAGAMTVLLTNGKTPAWTVTADLVIDRLPELLRHIE
- a CDS encoding aldehyde:ferredoxin oxidoreductase, which produces MFTTSTSEVKQPTDYSFRRVTVDLTSGQIRQDLLPCRDLDDFLGGISRSLRFLGDYTVQDAFAPSSPLVMNLGTFSGTELMTGLRTFFSAYSPLKVAKNGRPLAMWSAGSDKFGTKVLATGIDEIVFVGRAAHPVYLLLQKEETGKLRISLEDANDLRGKTTHDKIMTLAGRYEDAHAAAIGPTGEHWQTNYYGAIALSTVNQLRSGDCKPRFAGRGGMGSIMGSKNLLAIVAQAPDVYRGKATPALLEANKEISRGPGSRNYRDPHKGNGLGGTWRNIAGLHPLGALPEMNFWSPGTDQAVALYRKSFAENGHYIVKDEPCFKCGIACHKNVYAAVEEEGKRKPGKFYAKFDYEPLDLLTANLGIYDQHHALEIVELVDQVGLDSISLGVTLGYIMEYNQRHPEQPVIDGLTFGDFHGAYRVIQRLAAGELPEVGHGVKALSEQLGETAYAMHCKGLELPAYLPETNPGYPFAIAGGHMSMRTFLLLVFDGKTDIDYWFNAITEPGRGYYYTRDDVLGLCKFAGTPEKVIEPVFKDFYGLTITREDLVHAVQRANLRGLLLERKQGTTADDYVLPERVYTQNPNVKLPHFITPEFWRELRQRVLTAFDSQITHYGLQ